One segment of Alistipes finegoldii DSM 17242 DNA contains the following:
- a CDS encoding phosphoethanolamine transferase, whose translation MNADPNRVNRRRTVKTRSRFTTLLTVYFFVALIIPNCVLANTEPYSGWTVEALILMPLGFYMMWSVALSRSGVMIWLGFPFIFLCAFQIVLLYLFGNSIIATDMFTNLVTTNPGEAGELLSNIYPSVILVCVMYLPLLWFAAREIGHKRYISRTTRMNVGLSGAALMALGMLALWPAYHVSEQRHVLRDEIFPLNVAYNVYLSASEFRKAYNFEKTSADFTYEASREAEAPGREIYVYIIGEASRAMSWELYGYERETNPRLSQVDDLVIFRDVLTQSNTTHKSVPLILSSVSTEEHDQLYRRKGLPALFNEAGFETWFISNQSPQGAMIDKLARDADHLIYIRSPRHDMQLLDEMRRIVETAPAQKMLFILHCYGSHFSYHQRYPREFARFKPDDDVAISREHAHTLRNAYDNSICYTDHFLAETIAFLRGLRQTSSALLYCADHGEDILDDDRERFLHASPTTTAYQLYVASLAWFSDAYRRNFPAKAAAAGINETAPATTHALFHTMADMASIRGRFVDPTVSLVNPDYDRKRPRRYLNDHNEAVPFRKTGLEPEDMEVFARFGIKL comes from the coding sequence ATGAATGCTGATCCGAATAGGGTAAACAGACGACGCACGGTCAAAACCCGCAGCCGTTTCACCACGCTGCTGACCGTCTATTTCTTCGTCGCGCTGATTATCCCCAACTGCGTGCTGGCCAATACCGAGCCCTACTCCGGCTGGACGGTCGAGGCGCTGATTCTGATGCCGCTGGGCTTCTACATGATGTGGAGCGTGGCGCTGAGCCGTTCCGGCGTGATGATCTGGCTGGGATTTCCCTTTATCTTCCTCTGCGCGTTCCAGATCGTGCTGCTCTATCTGTTCGGCAACTCGATCATCGCCACGGACATGTTCACCAATCTGGTGACGACCAATCCCGGAGAGGCGGGCGAACTGCTGAGCAACATCTACCCTTCGGTCATTCTGGTCTGCGTGATGTATCTGCCACTGTTGTGGTTCGCGGCGCGCGAGATCGGCCACAAACGCTACATTTCGCGCACGACGCGCATGAACGTCGGCCTTTCGGGCGCCGCGCTCATGGCGCTGGGCATGCTGGCCCTGTGGCCGGCCTATCATGTGAGCGAACAGCGGCACGTGCTGCGCGACGAGATTTTCCCGCTCAACGTGGCCTACAACGTCTACCTGAGCGCCTCGGAATTCCGCAAGGCCTACAATTTCGAAAAGACCTCGGCGGATTTCACCTACGAGGCCAGCCGCGAGGCCGAAGCGCCCGGACGCGAGATTTACGTATATATTATAGGTGAAGCGTCGCGCGCCATGAGCTGGGAGCTTTACGGCTACGAACGGGAGACCAATCCCCGGCTCTCGCAGGTGGACGATCTGGTGATTTTCCGCGATGTGCTGACGCAGAGCAACACCACGCACAAGAGCGTGCCGCTCATCCTCTCCTCCGTCTCGACCGAGGAGCACGACCAGCTCTACCGCCGCAAAGGGCTTCCTGCCCTCTTCAACGAAGCGGGCTTCGAAACGTGGTTCATCTCCAACCAGTCGCCGCAGGGCGCCATGATCGACAAGCTGGCCCGCGACGCCGATCACCTGATCTATATCCGCTCGCCGCGCCACGACATGCAGCTGCTGGACGAAATGCGCCGCATCGTCGAGACCGCCCCGGCGCAGAAGATGCTCTTCATCCTCCACTGCTACGGCTCCCACTTCAGCTACCACCAGCGTTATCCGCGCGAATTCGCACGTTTCAAACCCGACGACGACGTGGCGATCTCGCGGGAGCATGCGCACACGCTCCGCAACGCTTACGACAATTCGATCTGTTACACGGACCATTTTCTCGCCGAGACGATCGCCTTCCTGCGCGGACTGCGGCAAACCTCCTCGGCGCTGCTCTACTGCGCCGACCACGGCGAGGACATTCTGGACGACGACCGCGAACGCTTCCTGCACGCCTCGCCCACCACGACCGCCTATCAGCTCTACGTGGCCTCGCTGGCGTGGTTCTCCGACGCCTACCGGCGGAATTTTCCCGCCAAAGCCGCGGCTGCCGGGATCAATGAGACGGCGCCGGCCACGACCCACGCCCTGTTCCACACCATGGCCGACATGGCCTCGATCCGGGGCCGCTTCGTCGATCCGACGGTATCGCTCGTGAACCCCGACTACGACCGCAAGCGTCCGCGCCGTTACCTGAACGACCACAACGAGGCCGTTCCCTTCCGCAAAACCGGTCTCGAACCGGAGGACATGGAGGTTTTCGCCCGCTTCGGCATCAAACTTTAG
- a CDS encoding efflux RND transporter periplasmic adaptor subunit has translation MNRLLIVAGLVSALLPAGCGRHKPKPAMPPLQVETARAVTDSIPNRMSFIGYLSSNFDAVIQPRINGFLLSKRFSNGMPVKRGQLLFTIDPDQLSTTMLAAEAALQSAKAQALEAQNNYERAVPLAKINAISQAQLDQYTAQYKAAEASVRSAEQTLSSARMNVGYTELRSPIDGIIEHTAAHVGDYVGPGTQFSVLTSISNIDTLTVDVAIPMAEYLRAAGGRGSIYDNEGLLSDIRLTLADGTRYPYGGLYDYTRKDVSSSTGTLVLVVMFPNPDRSLKPGQFARVSANVGPVQPRVIVPQQSVSQAQGVNSVWVVRPDSTAAYRRVVLGDTYGTMWCVDEGLAEGEQVVTAGQQKLRNGMKVIPVIR, from the coding sequence ATGAACAGACTTTTAATCGTGGCGGGACTCGTTTCCGCGCTCCTGCCCGCCGGGTGCGGCCGGCACAAGCCGAAACCCGCAATGCCGCCCCTGCAGGTCGAAACGGCCCGCGCCGTTACGGACAGCATCCCCAACCGCATGAGCTTCATCGGTTACCTTTCGAGTAATTTCGACGCCGTGATCCAGCCCCGGATCAATGGCTTTCTGTTATCCAAGCGGTTTTCGAACGGCATGCCCGTAAAACGCGGGCAGCTGCTTTTCACGATCGACCCCGACCAGCTTTCGACCACGATGCTCGCCGCCGAAGCCGCGCTCCAGTCGGCCAAGGCGCAGGCGCTGGAGGCTCAGAACAACTACGAGCGCGCCGTGCCGCTGGCCAAGATCAACGCCATCAGTCAGGCGCAGCTCGATCAGTATACGGCGCAGTACAAGGCCGCCGAAGCCTCGGTGCGCTCGGCCGAGCAGACGCTCAGCAGCGCCCGCATGAACGTCGGCTACACCGAGCTGCGCTCGCCCATCGACGGCATCATCGAACACACGGCGGCGCATGTGGGCGACTACGTCGGTCCCGGCACGCAGTTCAGCGTGCTGACGAGCATTTCGAATATCGACACGCTGACCGTCGATGTGGCCATTCCGATGGCCGAATACCTCAGGGCGGCCGGAGGACGCGGTTCGATCTACGACAACGAGGGGCTGCTCTCGGACATTCGCCTGACGCTGGCCGACGGCACGCGCTACCCTTACGGGGGACTCTACGACTACACGCGCAAGGACGTGTCGAGCAGCACGGGAACGCTCGTGCTGGTGGTGATGTTCCCCAACCCCGACCGGTCGCTCAAACCCGGGCAGTTCGCCCGCGTCTCGGCCAACGTCGGCCCCGTGCAGCCGCGGGTGATCGTGCCTCAGCAGAGCGTCAGTCAGGCGCAGGGCGTCAATTCGGTCTGGGTCGTACGGCCCGACAGCACGGCGGCCTACCGCCGCGTGGTGCTGGGCGACACCTACGGCACGATGTGGTGCGTGGACGAGGGGCTCGCCGAGGGCGAACAGGTGGTTACGGCAGGCCAGCAGAAACTGCGCAACGGCATGAAGGTAATCCCCGTAATACGCTGA
- a CDS encoding DoxX family protein translates to MGKRIEDWIGQYRHMDWAVLYMRLFAGGMMLFHNIGKMQDYNEIVNSYPSFASAGSAATFVVVTVAEVLLAVAIIMGIWVRMSALILSLGILLMFAWGGFGAGELEFVWLGVYVFLIISGGGLYAFDTALAPAKPKK, encoded by the coding sequence ATGGGAAAAAGAATCGAAGACTGGATCGGGCAATACCGGCACATGGATTGGGCCGTGCTCTACATGAGACTGTTCGCGGGAGGCATGATGCTCTTCCACAATATCGGCAAAATGCAGGATTACAACGAAATCGTCAATTCGTACCCGTCGTTCGCCTCGGCCGGCAGCGCGGCGACGTTCGTTGTCGTGACGGTGGCCGAGGTGCTGCTGGCGGTGGCGATCATCATGGGCATCTGGGTGCGGATGTCGGCGCTGATTCTCTCGCTGGGCATCCTGCTGATGTTCGCGTGGGGCGGATTCGGCGCCGGGGAGCTGGAGTTCGTGTGGCTGGGCGTCTACGTCTTCCTGATTATTTCCGGCGGCGGACTTTACGCCTTCGACACGGCTCTGGCACCTGCCAAACCAAAAAAGTGA
- a CDS encoding low molecular weight protein-tyrosine-phosphatase: MKTNILFVCLGNICRSPAADGIMHHIVEERGLSGRIGIDSAGTYAGHTGELPDARMRRAAARRGYDLGHRARQIREEDFDRFDMIVVMDDMNYENVHRLAPSRRAAEKIFRMREFFRRHSRWDHVPDPYYEGAEGFELVLDMLEDGCGGILEYLENPQ, translated from the coding sequence ATGAAGACCAATATCCTTTTCGTCTGCCTCGGAAATATCTGCCGCTCCCCGGCGGCCGACGGCATCATGCACCACATCGTCGAAGAGCGGGGACTCAGCGGCCGGATCGGAATCGACTCGGCCGGAACCTACGCGGGGCACACGGGCGAACTGCCCGACGCCCGCATGCGCCGCGCCGCCGCACGGCGGGGTTACGACCTCGGCCACCGCGCCCGGCAGATCCGGGAGGAGGATTTCGACCGGTTCGACATGATCGTCGTCATGGACGACATGAACTACGAGAACGTCCACCGGCTCGCGCCGTCGCGCAGGGCCGCCGAAAAGATCTTCCGCATGCGGGAGTTTTTCCGCCGCCACTCCCGTTGGGACCATGTTCCCGACCCCTATTACGAAGGCGCCGAAGGCTTCGAGCTGGTGCTCGACATGCTGGAGGACGGCTGCGGGGGAATTCTCGAATACCTCGAAAATCCGCAGTGA
- a CDS encoding chloramphenicol acetyltransferase — MKHTVDIETWERRDNYAFFRNFLNSWISVATEIDCTEARAAAKAAGRSFFLYYLYAVLRAVNEIKEFRYRTDSRGNVIWHDTVDVISPIAVPGRTFYTVRIPYHADFERFYAEARAIVTDIPQDGDPYGAEKVLQAQGDYDVFLLSATPDLYFTSLTYAQGAPGQPTEYPLMNAGKAVMREGRLVMPLSIFVNHAFVDGAHISRFFKLVEECLKQISA, encoded by the coding sequence ATGAAACATACCGTAGACATCGAAACTTGGGAGCGGCGGGACAATTACGCCTTTTTCCGCAACTTCCTCAATTCGTGGATTTCGGTGGCGACCGAGATCGACTGCACCGAAGCCCGTGCGGCGGCCAAAGCCGCGGGACGCTCCTTCTTCCTCTATTACCTCTACGCCGTGCTGCGCGCGGTCAATGAAATCAAGGAGTTCCGTTACCGCACGGACAGCCGCGGAAACGTGATCTGGCACGACACGGTGGACGTCATCTCGCCCATCGCCGTTCCGGGCCGTACGTTTTACACCGTCCGCATCCCATACCATGCCGATTTCGAGCGCTTCTACGCCGAGGCGCGTGCCATCGTCACCGACATTCCGCAGGACGGCGATCCCTACGGCGCCGAAAAGGTGCTGCAGGCGCAGGGCGATTACGACGTCTTCCTGCTGAGCGCCACGCCGGACCTCTATTTCACCTCCCTGACCTACGCGCAGGGAGCGCCGGGCCAGCCGACGGAATATCCGCTGATGAACGCCGGCAAGGCGGTGATGCGCGAAGGGCGGCTCGTGATGCCGCTCTCGATCTTCGTCAACCACGCGTTCGTGGACGGCGCGCATATATCCCGGTTTTTCAAACTGGTCGAGGAGTGCCTGAAGCAGATTTCTGCCTGA
- the fabG gene encoding 3-oxoacyl-[acyl-carrier-protein] reductase, whose translation MKLLEGKVAVVTGAARGIGKAIALEFAKEGADVAFTDLVIDDNGKATEAEIAALGVKAKGYASNAANFEETHKVIEEIVKDFGRIDILVNNAGITKDGLMMRMSEAQWDAVLTVNLKSAFNFIHAVTPVMARQKGGSIINMSSVVGVSGNAGQCNYSASKAGMIGLAKSIAKEMGPRGIRANAIAPGFIMTEMTDKLPDEVKEGWYKQIPLRRGGTPEDVAKVALFLASDLSSYVSGQVIHCCGAMNC comes from the coding sequence ATGAAATTACTCGAAGGTAAAGTGGCTGTCGTCACGGGCGCGGCCCGCGGTATCGGCAAGGCCATCGCACTCGAATTCGCCAAGGAGGGCGCCGACGTGGCGTTCACCGACCTCGTGATCGACGACAACGGCAAAGCCACCGAAGCCGAGATCGCGGCGCTGGGCGTCAAGGCCAAGGGCTATGCGTCGAACGCGGCGAATTTCGAAGAGACGCACAAGGTCATCGAAGAGATCGTCAAGGATTTCGGCCGCATCGATATTCTCGTGAACAACGCCGGCATCACCAAGGACGGCCTGATGATGCGCATGAGCGAAGCCCAGTGGGACGCCGTGCTGACCGTGAACCTCAAGTCGGCGTTCAACTTCATCCACGCCGTGACGCCGGTCATGGCCCGTCAGAAGGGCGGCTCGATCATCAACATGTCGTCGGTGGTGGGCGTCAGCGGCAACGCGGGCCAGTGCAACTACTCGGCGTCGAAAGCCGGCATGATCGGTCTTGCCAAGTCGATCGCCAAGGAGATGGGGCCCCGCGGCATCCGCGCCAACGCCATCGCTCCGGGCTTCATCATGACCGAGATGACCGACAAACTGCCCGACGAGGTGAAGGAGGGCTGGTACAAGCAGATTCCGCTCCGCCGCGGCGGCACGCCGGAGGACGTGGCCAAGGTCGCGCTGTTCCTCGCATCGGATCTTTCGTCGTATGTCAGCGGACAAGTCATCCACTGCTGCGGCGCGATGAACTGTTAG
- a CDS encoding efflux RND transporter permease subunit, whose protein sequence is MEKFFISRPIFAISLAIVIVLVGLISILNLPIEQYPDITPPVVEVSATYDGADAETVNNAVATPVAQSVMGVSDMLYLQTTSANDGSMVMQVTFDIGSDPDLDAIFTQNNVSSAAAQLPATVTKQGVTTRKTMTGFLLVFSLHSDGRYDDEFLSNYAYINLQNELLKINGVGKVSIMGAGEYAMRVWLRPDVLKYYGIPVSAVTAAIENQGGIYPAGQFGAEPAPDGTSYTYTVTMPPQITTAEQFGDIVVVTTSEGEQIRLRDVADVSLGSQSYGVSSLFEGKPTALIVIYQEPGSNAVAVGDKVKAEMARLGERLPDGITTSTVVDTTTSIDAGISDIFTTLIIALVLVICIIYLFIQDWRATVIPLVAIPVSLVGAFALFPLLGFSINIISLLGLVLAIGLVVDDAIVVVEAAQVNIANGMKPRAAALEAMKNVASPIVATTVVLLAVFIPVSFTGGITGRLFQQFSVTIAVSVVISAFNALTLSPALCALLLRRREPPKKGFFAAFNRWFARRMDKYTAFTPTLIRHVARTGVFIAAVLAVIFLVWRKLPAGFLPEEDQGYVMVMVSTPEASSLQVTQKAMIRADEVIRTLPEVASTSFAAGFNMMAGIASTDSGIIFVSLVGYSDRKLTAMEIAQKLTDELYMAVPGAECFAFIPPSIPGLGITSGVSVEVQDLEGRGTAYLLEQSERLMDSLRKLPSVASVTTQFNAGVPQRRLRIDKEQALASGVDLGVLYGDLTTLLGGAYVNNFSRFGKLYQTYIQAAPAYRMDKRSLDSYYVASSSGESVPVSSLVEVVDTVGVEYVSQFNLYRSIGLTVTPAARTSTTTVMQDITRTAAQVLPDDVGTAWSGTSFQEANASKTGGLVYLLALVFVFLALAALYESWGLPLAILMSVPVAVLGAVLFIGVSHLLNAFYVNDIYMQISLVMLIGLAAKNAILVVEYADRLFNEQGASLMDAAIGAAKLRVRPIIMTAFAFILGVMPLIFASGVYATARNIMGVALVGGMLFATLLGIFVYPALYYFVGRIGGFERRRERKKQEQS, encoded by the coding sequence ATGGAGAAATTCTTCATTTCACGTCCGATTTTCGCCATCTCGCTGGCCATCGTCATCGTACTCGTGGGTTTGATCTCGATCCTGAACCTGCCGATCGAGCAGTATCCCGACATCACGCCTCCGGTGGTCGAGGTCTCGGCGACCTACGACGGCGCCGACGCCGAGACGGTCAATAACGCCGTGGCCACGCCCGTGGCACAGAGCGTCATGGGCGTCAGCGACATGCTCTACCTGCAGACCACGAGCGCCAACGACGGTTCGATGGTCATGCAGGTGACCTTCGACATCGGGTCCGATCCCGACCTCGACGCCATCTTCACCCAGAACAACGTATCCTCGGCCGCAGCCCAGCTTCCGGCGACGGTGACCAAGCAGGGCGTCACCACGCGCAAGACCATGACGGGTTTCCTGCTGGTCTTCTCGCTGCACAGCGACGGACGCTACGACGACGAATTCCTCTCGAATTATGCCTACATCAACCTTCAGAACGAACTGCTGAAGATCAACGGCGTGGGCAAGGTCTCGATCATGGGCGCCGGAGAGTACGCCATGCGCGTATGGCTCCGGCCCGACGTGCTGAAATACTACGGCATCCCGGTTTCGGCCGTCACCGCCGCCATCGAAAATCAGGGCGGCATCTACCCTGCCGGACAGTTCGGAGCCGAACCAGCGCCCGACGGCACCTCCTATACCTATACGGTGACCATGCCCCCGCAGATCACCACGGCCGAGCAGTTCGGCGACATCGTCGTCGTGACCACCTCTGAGGGCGAACAGATCCGCCTGCGCGACGTGGCCGACGTATCGCTCGGAAGCCAGAGTTACGGCGTAAGCTCGCTCTTCGAGGGCAAGCCTACGGCCCTTATCGTCATTTATCAGGAGCCGGGCAGCAACGCCGTGGCCGTAGGCGACAAGGTCAAGGCCGAAATGGCGCGGCTCGGCGAACGCCTGCCCGACGGCATCACGACATCGACGGTCGTGGACACCACGACCAGCATCGACGCCGGCATCAGCGACATCTTCACCACGCTCATCATAGCCCTCGTGCTGGTGATCTGCATTATCTACCTCTTCATTCAGGACTGGCGCGCCACGGTCATTCCGCTGGTCGCCATCCCCGTGTCGCTGGTCGGCGCCTTCGCGCTCTTTCCGCTGCTGGGGTTCTCGATCAACATCATTTCGCTGCTGGGACTGGTGCTGGCGATCGGTCTGGTGGTGGACGACGCCATCGTGGTCGTGGAGGCCGCGCAGGTCAATATCGCCAACGGGATGAAACCCCGCGCCGCGGCGCTCGAAGCCATGAAGAACGTGGCTTCGCCCATCGTCGCCACGACCGTCGTCCTGCTGGCCGTATTCATCCCCGTATCGTTTACGGGCGGCATCACGGGGCGGCTGTTCCAGCAGTTCTCGGTGACGATCGCCGTGTCGGTCGTGATCTCGGCCTTCAACGCCCTGACGCTCTCCCCGGCCTTGTGCGCCCTGCTCCTGCGCCGCCGCGAACCGCCCAAGAAGGGATTCTTCGCCGCTTTCAACCGCTGGTTCGCCCGGCGGATGGACAAATATACGGCCTTCACGCCGACGCTGATCCGCCACGTGGCCCGCACGGGCGTATTTATCGCCGCGGTACTGGCCGTCATCTTCCTCGTGTGGCGCAAACTGCCCGCCGGATTCCTGCCCGAAGAGGATCAGGGATACGTGATGGTGATGGTTTCGACTCCCGAAGCCTCGTCGCTGCAGGTGACACAGAAGGCCATGATCCGGGCCGACGAAGTGATCCGCACGCTGCCCGAAGTCGCTTCGACCTCGTTCGCCGCGGGATTCAACATGATGGCGGGCATCGCTTCGACCGACAGCGGCATCATCTTCGTGTCGCTGGTCGGTTATTCCGACCGCAAACTGACGGCCATGGAGATCGCCCAGAAACTCACCGACGAGCTTTACATGGCGGTTCCGGGCGCCGAGTGCTTCGCCTTCATCCCGCCGTCGATCCCCGGTCTGGGCATCACGTCGGGCGTTTCGGTCGAGGTGCAGGACCTCGAAGGGCGCGGCACGGCCTACCTGCTGGAGCAGAGCGAACGGCTGATGGACTCGTTGCGCAAGCTGCCCTCCGTCGCGTCGGTGACCACGCAGTTCAACGCGGGCGTCCCCCAGCGGCGGCTGCGCATCGACAAGGAGCAGGCGCTGGCTTCGGGCGTGGACTTGGGCGTACTTTACGGCGACCTGACGACCCTGCTGGGCGGCGCCTATGTCAACAACTTCTCGCGTTTCGGCAAGCTCTACCAGACCTACATTCAGGCCGCCCCCGCCTACCGCATGGACAAACGCTCGCTCGACAGCTATTACGTCGCCTCCTCGTCGGGCGAAAGCGTCCCCGTCTCGTCGCTGGTCGAGGTCGTGGATACCGTGGGCGTCGAATACGTCTCGCAGTTCAACCTCTACCGTTCGATCGGACTTACGGTCACCCCCGCGGCCCGCACCTCGACGACGACCGTCATGCAGGACATCACCCGCACGGCCGCGCAGGTACTGCCCGACGACGTCGGCACGGCATGGAGCGGCACCTCCTTTCAGGAAGCCAACGCTTCGAAGACCGGAGGACTGGTCTACCTGCTGGCGCTGGTCTTCGTGTTCCTCGCGCTGGCGGCCCTGTACGAATCGTGGGGGCTGCCGCTGGCGATTCTGATGAGCGTTCCCGTGGCGGTGCTGGGCGCCGTGCTCTTCATCGGCGTCTCACACCTGCTCAACGCCTTCTACGTCAATGACATCTACATGCAGATTTCGCTGGTGATGCTGATCGGACTGGCGGCCAAAAACGCCATTCTGGTCGTGGAGTACGCCGACAGGCTCTTCAACGAGCAGGGCGCCTCGCTCATGGACGCCGCGATCGGGGCCGCCAAACTGCGCGTGCGGCCGATCATCATGACCGCTTTCGCCTTCATCCTCGGCGTCATGCCGCTGATCTTCGCCAGCGGCGTATACGCCACGGCGCGCAACATCATGGGCGTCGCGCTCGTGGGCGGCATGCTGTTCGCCACGCTGCTGGGCATCTTCGTCTACCCCGCGCTCTACTATTTCGTGGGACGCATCGGCGGTTTCGAACGCCGCCGCGAACGCAAAAAACAGGAACAGTCATGA
- a CDS encoding histone H1 has translation MKELVAKINAEYEVFAANAAAQVEKGNKAAGTRARKSALEISKLMKEFRKVSVDAAK, from the coding sequence ATGAAAGAATTAGTAGCAAAGATCAATGCAGAGTACGAAGTATTCGCAGCTAATGCAGCAGCACAGGTAGAGAAGGGCAACAAGGCCGCCGGTACGCGCGCCCGCAAGTCCGCTCTCGAAATTTCGAAGCTGATGAAGGAGTTCCGCAAGGTTTCCGTAGACGCTGCGAAATAA
- a CDS encoding BamA/TamA family outer membrane protein: MLRKTAVLAFALCFALQGAAQEGVYINGSDTLHYSYTPLPEQPQPQKRLSFPRRVVKYFEGSTRDRTFEKKIDFTFAGGPSYSKNTSLGIGLLAAGLYRIDRTDSVTSPSDISIFANVSISGFYALGVTGNNIFSRNGKRIDYTVMFASAPRDMWGIGYNDGRYNEESSYNEKRYLIKASYLHRVLPNTYVGGILSFEHTQGKKFKPLGESYLYGQKTHYTATGVGAILEYDSRDFIPNSFRGVYVSLQETLFPKGLGNCGRSLWRTTFTADYYRQVWKGGILAADLYAEFNSEGTPWPMLARMGGSQRMRGYYQGRYTDNDMITFQVELRQRIWRRIGCTFWGGAGNVFSDLERFDWSETLPNYGVGLRWELKKRVNVRLDYGFGKKTSGFLLSINEAF; this comes from the coding sequence ATGCTGCGCAAAACCGCCGTTCTGGCTTTCGCCCTTTGCTTCGCGCTGCAGGGAGCGGCCCAAGAGGGAGTGTATATCAACGGCAGCGACACGCTGCATTACAGCTATACCCCGCTTCCGGAACAGCCCCAGCCGCAGAAACGGCTCTCGTTCCCGCGGCGCGTGGTGAAATATTTCGAGGGATCGACGCGCGACCGCACGTTTGAGAAGAAAATCGACTTCACCTTCGCCGGAGGCCCCAGCTATTCGAAGAATACGAGTCTCGGCATCGGACTGCTGGCGGCCGGACTCTACCGCATAGACCGTACGGACTCGGTCACTTCGCCGTCGGACATTTCGATCTTCGCCAACGTCTCGATTTCGGGATTCTATGCGCTGGGCGTCACGGGCAACAACATCTTCTCCCGCAACGGCAAGCGCATCGACTATACGGTGATGTTCGCTTCGGCGCCCCGCGACATGTGGGGCATCGGCTATAACGACGGCCGCTACAACGAGGAGAGCTCCTACAACGAGAAACGTTACCTGATAAAGGCAAGCTACCTGCACCGGGTGCTGCCCAACACCTATGTGGGCGGCATCCTCAGTTTCGAGCATACGCAGGGCAAGAAGTTCAAGCCGCTGGGCGAGAGCTACCTCTACGGGCAGAAGACGCACTACACCGCCACGGGCGTCGGGGCGATTCTGGAATACGACTCGCGCGACTTCATACCCAACTCCTTCCGGGGCGTCTACGTCAGTCTGCAGGAGACGCTGTTTCCCAAGGGACTGGGCAACTGCGGACGTTCGCTGTGGCGCACGACCTTCACAGCCGACTACTACAGGCAGGTGTGGAAGGGCGGCATCCTCGCGGCGGACCTCTACGCGGAGTTCAACTCCGAGGGAACCCCGTGGCCGATGCTGGCCCGCATGGGCGGCTCGCAGCGGATGCGCGGTTATTATCAGGGCCGCTATACGGACAACGACATGATAACGTTTCAGGTCGAACTGCGCCAGCGCATCTGGCGGCGCATCGGCTGCACCTTCTGGGGCGGCGCAGGCAACGTATTCAGCGATCTGGAGCGGTTCGACTGGTCCGAGACGCTACCCAACTACGGCGTCGGCCTGCGCTGGGAATTGAAGAAACGGGTCAATGTGCGACTCGATTACGGCTTCGGCAAGAAGACGAGCGGCTTCCTGCTGAGCATAAACGAAGCTTTTTAG
- a CDS encoding PorV/PorQ family protein, with protein MKRLITTLTLLAATLCAAAQEATLPTPDAKTLGMGGVAMTTLSGSHAIYNNSATAIFSQMPSQISSSYYGQGQFDYYAVTGFCRFDNVNLAQIGWRQYLRERGNNDMAVDLGYSRRIGGNWAVGVVARYMHLKRPETSADALAVDLSAAWSHPLENVGSYSTLRAGAKLGNLGGYLKDTPYTLPMDLTAGVALDTFLSDVHEITVGADLGYYFSPSKVRGFQMSVGAEYNLMQLIQLRAGYHYGERRDYYPSYGSVGAGVRFLHLRLDFAYLIAKKQTLLHNTYSISFGLDF; from the coding sequence ATGAAACGTCTGATAACCACACTGACACTGCTCGCCGCGACGCTCTGCGCCGCAGCGCAGGAAGCGACCCTGCCGACGCCCGACGCCAAGACGCTCGGCATGGGCGGCGTCGCCATGACGACCCTGTCTGGGTCGCACGCCATATACAACAACTCCGCGACGGCCATTTTCTCGCAGATGCCGTCGCAGATATCCTCGTCCTATTACGGGCAGGGGCAGTTCGACTACTACGCCGTGACGGGATTCTGCCGTTTCGACAACGTCAATCTGGCGCAGATCGGCTGGCGGCAGTACCTGCGCGAGCGGGGCAACAACGACATGGCGGTCGATCTGGGCTACTCGCGCCGCATCGGCGGCAACTGGGCCGTCGGCGTCGTGGCCCGCTACATGCACCTCAAGCGTCCCGAAACCTCGGCGGACGCGCTGGCCGTGGACCTGAGCGCCGCATGGTCGCACCCGCTGGAAAACGTCGGGAGCTATTCGACGCTGCGCGCGGGCGCCAAGCTGGGCAATCTGGGCGGCTATCTGAAAGACACGCCCTACACCCTGCCGATGGACCTGACGGCGGGCGTGGCGCTGGATACGTTCCTCAGCGACGTGCACGAGATAACCGTCGGCGCGGATCTGGGCTACTATTTCTCGCCTTCGAAAGTCCGGGGATTCCAGATGTCGGTCGGCGCCGAGTACAACCTGATGCAGCTCATCCAGCTCCGGGCGGGTTATCACTACGGCGAGCGCCGCGACTACTACCCTTCCTACGGTTCGGTCGGCGCGGGCGTCCGGTTCCTGCACCTGCGTCTCGACTTCGCCTACCTGATCGCCAAGAAGCAGACGCTGCTGCACAATACCTACAGCATCAGTTTCGGACTCGACTTCTGA